GCTGCTAAGGAGAATCCCATCGATAATGTCGTCGTCGAGTCGATTCCGTATTGTGGCCTCGATCCACCGCCACGAGCCGTTGGCATGGCGGAATCGGACTTCGACAGTCTCGGATGTAGACGGATTCGATAGAACAGTCTCTATCGCGTCGGCGTTTCGTTCTCGATCCTCAGGATGGACAAAATCGTATCCCTCGTAGCCAACCAATTCCTCTGGATCATAGCCGAGAATCCGTGTGACAGCAGGACTAACGTACGTTATTGTCCCGTCGGTATCGACGACTGTTATGAGATCGTCTATTTGCTCAGTGAGCACTCGGTACCAGTCAGGTCCGTATTTTTTGTTTTCTCGGGGAGTCGTACCGTCTTCCATTAGTCATGATATGTCCAGTACACGTGTATTTGTTTGCATTCGTGCCCAAGATATAGTGGAAGCGACACCATACTGACTGTGTCTGAGTATTGTTACTGCGTTATAAGTGGGTAAAACACGTGGGTGTTACTGTCGGGGGTGGCCCCCAAGGCCCCTCGCTTGCCCCCGACATTTGTGATATGTATCCAGACAAATTAATAATACGACCTAAAATATTGGGTATGGCTACCGTTGTAGATCAGCTTATAAGCTTATTTATTTATAAAAATTTTCTGAATGTCATATTATCAGATAGTAGGGTGGGTCTGCTTGGGGAGGCTTGTGTTGGATCTTGTTCGAGAAACCGGGTTTTTTGAATGCGCTAACAACGTTGTCCGTAGAAGTGAAAGTAGCGGTAATTGAAAACTAGGTTACGGATTTGCAAGACTGCGAGCGTAAGTATAGCATTGACTCGTGTGACCAAGTTGTATGAGTCCTGATGAAGCCGGTCTGAGAGACTGCAAACACGAATCGGGAGGAATCGAAACCCGAACAGACATATTTTTGATTAAACGAGTGAATTATCGATACTATTTTATTTGTTTGACTGCAATGTCAAATCGCATAGATTAGGGAGACCTCTGTGGAAGAGGGCCGAGGGCACCCATCCCCTTTCGCTATTGACAATTTCTGTTCGTACACTTACAGTATCGGTTTCCCGAGCAGGGTGTCGGTTATTTCTTGCACCAGCTGGCCTACTGTTGTTCTAAGTAAAGCAATCTGTGGAGCTGGTCGGCTCATGATTACCATACCTGCCCCCCCTCTCTAGACGGTCAATCACTGAACTTTGGAGTCTACAAAGACTCCAAAGTTCAACTACCCTCAGCCTATTTTACTTATAAACAGGCTATTCAATTATGCCATCAAATGCAAATTCCAAAGTTCGGGCGAGAGTCTGGCTCACTCCTGATCAAGTCGACGCCCTGAGGAATGCGTGCTACGAGCAGGGTGCGAGTATCTCCAACAGCGCAACGACGCGATCATCGCGCTGATGTACGATACTGGCCTTCGAGTCGGCGAACTCGTCGCCGTCGACGTTGGGATGCTTCGAGAAGGGAACACTGAATTGTACCTGCCCGCAGAGATCCAGAAGGACTACCCGAATGACAACAGCCCATCGCCGAAACGGCTCGGGCTCTCGTCGGATACTACTCGTCTCCTATCGTCGTATCTCTCGGCCCGATGGAAAGATATCCAAACGACCGAACGTGTCTACGACCACATGATCAGAGTATGAGCGACGAAACAGATGATGTCAACCCGGAGGACCCACGTCCGTTGTGGGTCATTACCCCGGCTTCGAGACAACGAATGCCATTAGGTCCGCGACGCGAACTCGGTCAAACGATTTCGAGTGGGTCCACGTAGATCTCACTGACGTCCAAGAGCGCTGGTTCATCGGCAGTAACCTGATCGAACAGGGCTCTTTCGCTGTCAATCGTATTGCAGACGGCAAGTGTCGATATATCCGATTCGACCGCAGTGCGAAGCTCCGCGGCTGCGTCAGCGTACGATTTCGGCCCTCTTGAGCACCGATATTCCCCTTAGTCGGCGGATTGATGTTCGTACTGGATGCGTGCTGTTGCCTCGAAGTATATATCGGGGTCGTCGACCAGCTCTGCCGCCTCATCGAACCGTTGTGGTTAGGTAGCAGTCATGGCGATCACTGTCGCGTCGTACTGATCGTACATCAAGGCCGATGGCCTCTCGTAGGCGCCGACCTGGTGGAAGGCGTGTCCGGCG
This genomic stretch from Halorubrum lacusprofundi ATCC 49239 harbors:
- a CDS encoding site-specific integrase → MLRAGCEYLQQRNDAIIALMYDTGLRVGELVAVDVGMLREGNTELYLPAEIQKDYPNDNSPSPKRLGLSSDTTRLLSSYLSARWKDIQTTERVYDHMIRV